A window of the Streptomyces albireticuli genome harbors these coding sequences:
- a CDS encoding MATE family efflux transporter: MTQATARGPKSARRHDREIVSLAVPAFGALVAEPLFVMADSAVVGHLGTPQLAGLGVAAALLTTAVSVFVFLAYATTAAVARRVGAGDLRAAIRQGMDGVWLALLIGAAVIAAVLPLAPALVGLFGASPTAAPHAVTYLRISSLGIPAMLVVLAATGVLRGLQDTRTPLYVAVGGFTLNTVLNVALVYGTGLGIAGSAWGTVIAQCAMAAVYLAVVVRGARRHGASLRPDAAGIRACAQAGVPLLVRTLSLRAVLMIATAVAARLGDASVAAHQIVLTLWSLLAFALDAIAIAGQAIIARYLGADDPAGARAVCRRMVQWGTVSGVVLGVLVVAARPLFIPLFTSDAAVRDALLPALLVVAVSQPVAGVVFVLDGVLMGAGDGPYLAWAMLVVLAVFAPAALLVPALGGGLTALWWAMTLMMAVRMITLWLRSRSGRWIVTGAVRA, encoded by the coding sequence ATGACCCAGGCCACCGCACGCGGACCGAAGAGTGCCCGACGGCACGACCGCGAGATAGTCTCCCTCGCCGTCCCGGCCTTCGGGGCGCTCGTCGCGGAGCCGCTCTTCGTGATGGCCGACAGCGCCGTCGTCGGCCACCTCGGCACGCCCCAGCTGGCGGGCCTCGGCGTCGCCGCGGCACTGCTCACCACCGCCGTGAGCGTCTTCGTCTTCCTCGCCTACGCCACCACCGCGGCCGTAGCCCGGCGGGTCGGCGCGGGCGACCTCCGGGCCGCGATACGCCAGGGCATGGACGGGGTCTGGCTGGCCCTCCTGATAGGCGCCGCCGTCATCGCCGCCGTCCTGCCCCTCGCCCCCGCGCTCGTCGGCCTCTTCGGCGCCTCCCCCACGGCCGCCCCGCACGCCGTCACCTATCTGCGGATCAGCTCCCTCGGCATACCCGCCATGCTCGTCGTCCTCGCCGCCACCGGTGTCCTCCGCGGCCTCCAGGACACCCGTACGCCCCTCTACGTGGCCGTCGGCGGCTTCACCCTCAACACCGTCCTGAACGTCGCCCTGGTCTACGGCACCGGCCTCGGCATCGCCGGCTCCGCCTGGGGCACGGTCATCGCGCAGTGCGCCATGGCCGCCGTCTACCTCGCGGTCGTCGTCCGTGGCGCCCGGCGCCACGGCGCCTCGCTCCGGCCCGACGCCGCCGGCATCCGCGCCTGCGCCCAGGCCGGCGTGCCGCTGCTGGTCCGCACTCTCTCCCTGCGCGCCGTCCTCATGATCGCCACCGCGGTGGCGGCCCGGCTCGGGGACGCCTCCGTCGCCGCGCACCAGATCGTGCTGACCCTGTGGAGCCTGCTCGCCTTCGCCCTGGACGCCATCGCCATAGCCGGCCAGGCGATCATCGCCCGGTATCTGGGCGCCGACGACCCGGCGGGGGCACGTGCCGTCTGCCGCCGGATGGTGCAGTGGGGCACCGTCTCGGGCGTGGTGCTGGGGGTGCTGGTGGTGGCCGCGCGCCCGCTGTTCATCCCGCTGTTCACCTCCGACGCGGCGGTGCGGGACGCCCTGCTGCCCGCCCTCCTGGTCGTGGCCGTGAGCCAGCCCGTCGCGGGCGTGGTCTTCGTCCTGGACGGCGTCCTGATGGGCGCCGGGGACGGCCCCTACCTGGCCTGGGCGATGCTGGTGGTGCTCGCCGTCTTCGCACCCGCGGCGCTGCTCGTGCCGGCCCTCGGCGGCGGGCTGACCGCGCTGTGGTGGGCGATGACGCTGATGATGGCGGTCCGCATGATCACCCTGTGGCTGCGGAGCCGCTCGGGCCGCTGGATAGTCACCGGGGCCGTACGGGCGTGA
- a CDS encoding single-stranded DNA-binding protein → MAGETVITVVGNLVDDPELRFTPSGAAVAKFRVASTPRTFDRQTNEWKDGESLFLTCSVWRQAAENVAESLQRGMRVIVQGRLKQRSYEDREGVKRTVYELDVEEVGASLKNATAKVTKTAGRGGQGGGFGGGGGGQQGGGWGNSPSGGQQGGGGAPADDPWATSAPSGGQQGGGGGGWGGGSGNSGGGYSDEPPF, encoded by the coding sequence ATGGCAGGCGAGACCGTCATCACGGTCGTCGGCAATCTCGTCGACGACCCCGAGCTGCGCTTCACCCCGTCCGGTGCGGCGGTCGCGAAGTTCCGCGTCGCGTCCACTCCCCGCACCTTCGACCGCCAGACCAACGAGTGGAAGGACGGCGAGAGCCTCTTCCTCACGTGCTCGGTGTGGCGTCAGGCGGCGGAGAACGTCGCCGAGTCGCTTCAGCGAGGCATGCGCGTCATCGTGCAGGGCCGTCTGAAGCAGCGGTCCTACGAGGACCGCGAGGGCGTCAAGCGCACGGTCTACGAGCTCGACGTCGAAGAGGTCGGCGCCAGCCTGAAGAACGCCACGGCGAAGGTCACCAAGACCGCGGGTCGCGGTGGCCAGGGTGGTGGCTTTGGTGGCGGCGGTGGCGGCCAGCAGGGCGGCGGCTGGGGCAACAGCCCCTCCGGCGGCCAGCAGGGCGGCGGCGGGGCTCCCGCCGACGACCCGTGGGCGACCAGCGCTCCGTCCGGCGGCCAGCAGGGCGGCGGCGGAGGCGGCTGGGGCGGCGGCTCCGGCAACTCCGGCGGCGGCTACTCGGACGAGCCGCCCTTCTAG
- the dnaB gene encoding replicative DNA helicase — translation MSIPEPPMDDPWADAGPGDRLPVSRPRRGDGPSRGERHDRGGDDGGSWSQGAGSGGQSAPSGFERVPPQDLDAEQSVLGGMLLSKDAIADVVEVLKGHDFYRPAHETIFQAVLDLYAKGEPADPITVAAELTKRGEITKVGGAPYLHTLVQTVPTAANAEYYAEIVHERAVLRRLVEAGTRITQMGYAADGDVDDIVNKAQAEVYAVTEQRTSEDYLPLGDIMEGALDEIEAIGSRSGQMSGVPTGFTDLDSLTNGLHPGQMIVIAARPAMGKSTLALDFARACSIKHNMPSVIFSLEMGRNEIAMRLLSAEARVALHHMRSGSMTDDDWTRLARRMPDVSAAPLFIDDSPNLSMMEIRAKCRRLKQRADIKLVIIDYLQLMQAGGAKRAESRQQEVSDMSRNLKLLAKELELPVIALSQLNRGPEQRTDKKPMVSDLRESGSIEQDADMVILLHREDAYEKESPRAGEADIIVGKHRNGPTATITVAFQGHYSRFVDMAGA, via the coding sequence ATGAGCATCCCCGAACCGCCCATGGACGACCCGTGGGCCGACGCGGGTCCGGGTGACCGGCTCCCCGTCTCCCGCCCCCGCCGCGGCGACGGCCCGTCCCGCGGCGAGCGGCACGACCGCGGTGGCGACGACGGCGGCTCCTGGTCCCAGGGCGCCGGTTCGGGTGGTCAGTCCGCGCCGAGCGGCTTCGAGCGCGTACCCCCGCAGGACCTCGACGCCGAGCAGTCCGTCCTCGGCGGCATGCTGCTCTCCAAGGACGCCATCGCCGACGTCGTCGAGGTCCTCAAGGGCCACGACTTCTACCGTCCGGCGCACGAGACGATCTTCCAGGCCGTCCTCGACCTCTACGCCAAGGGCGAGCCGGCCGACCCCATCACGGTCGCGGCGGAGCTCACCAAGCGCGGCGAGATCACCAAGGTCGGCGGCGCGCCCTATCTGCACACCCTCGTCCAGACCGTCCCCACCGCGGCCAACGCCGAGTACTACGCCGAGATCGTCCACGAGCGTGCCGTGCTGCGCCGCCTGGTCGAGGCGGGCACCCGCATCACGCAGATGGGATACGCGGCCGACGGCGACGTCGACGACATCGTCAACAAGGCCCAGGCCGAGGTCTACGCCGTCACCGAGCAGCGCACCAGCGAGGACTACCTCCCGCTGGGCGACATCATGGAGGGCGCGCTCGACGAGATCGAGGCCATCGGCTCGCGCAGCGGCCAGATGTCCGGCGTCCCCACGGGCTTCACCGACCTCGACTCACTGACGAACGGCCTGCACCCCGGCCAGATGATCGTCATCGCGGCCCGTCCCGCCATGGGTAAGTCGACCCTCGCGCTGGACTTCGCCCGCGCCTGCTCGATCAAGCACAACATGCCGAGCGTGATCTTCTCGCTCGAAATGGGCCGCAACGAGATCGCGATGCGCCTGCTCTCCGCCGAGGCCCGCGTCGCCCTGCACCACATGCGTTCCGGTTCCATGACGGACGACGACTGGACGCGTCTCGCCCGCCGCATGCCGGACGTCTCGGCCGCCCCGCTCTTCATCGACGACTCCCCCAACCTGTCGATGATGGAGATCCGCGCCAAGTGCCGCCGGCTCAAGCAGCGGGCCGACATCAAGCTCGTGATCATCGACTACCTCCAGCTGATGCAGGCCGGTGGCGCCAAGCGCGCCGAGAGCCGTCAGCAGGAGGTCTCGGACATGTCGCGAAACCTGAAGCTGCTGGCCAAGGAGCTGGAGCTGCCGGTCATCGCGCTCTCCCAGCTGAACCGTGGCCCCGAGCAGCGCACGGACAAGAAGCCGATGGTCTCCGACCTCCGAGAGTCCGGCTCCATCGAGCAGGACGCCGACATGGTCATCCTCCTCCACCGCGAGGACGCCTACGAGAAGGAGTCGCCCCGCGCGGGCGAGGCGGACATCATCGTCGGCAAGCACCGTAACGGCCCGACGGCCACGATCACGGTGGCCTTCCAGGGTCACTACTCCCGCTTCGTGGACATGGCGGGGGCCTGA
- the rplI gene encoding 50S ribosomal protein L9, with protein sequence MKIILTHEVSGLGTAGDVVDVKDGYARNYLVPRGFAIRWTKGGEQDVAQIRRGRKIREIATIEQANEVKGQLEGTKVRLATRAGDAGRLFGSVTPADIASAIEASGGPKVDKRRVEVGSPIKTLGSHQISVRLHADVVAKLGIEVVAA encoded by the coding sequence ATGAAGATCATCCTCACCCACGAGGTCTCCGGCCTCGGCACCGCCGGTGACGTCGTCGACGTCAAGGACGGCTACGCCCGCAACTACCTGGTCCCGCGTGGTTTCGCGATCCGCTGGACCAAGGGTGGCGAGCAGGACGTGGCGCAGATCCGCCGCGGCCGCAAGATCCGCGAGATCGCCACGATCGAGCAGGCCAACGAGGTCAAGGGTCAGCTTGAGGGCACCAAGGTGCGCCTGGCGACCCGTGCCGGCGACGCCGGCCGCCTGTTCGGCTCCGTGACCCCCGCCGACATCGCTTCGGCGATCGAGGCCTCGGGTGGTCCGAAGGTCGACAAGCGTCGTGTCGAGGTGGGCTCGCCCATCAAGACGCTGGGCTCGCACCAGATCTCCGTGCGTCTGCACGCCGATGTCGTTGCCAAGCTCGGCATCGAGGTCGTCGCTGCCTGA
- the rpsF gene encoding 30S ribosomal protein S6 yields the protein MRHYEVMVILDPDLEERAVSPLIENFLSVVREGNGKVEKVDTWGRRRLSYEIKKKPEGIYSVIDLQATPAVVKELDRQMNLNESVLRTKVLRPETH from the coding sequence ATGCGTCACTACGAGGTGATGGTCATCCTCGACCCCGATCTCGAGGAGCGCGCTGTCTCCCCGCTGATCGAGAACTTCCTCTCCGTCGTCCGTGAGGGCAACGGAAAGGTCGAGAAGGTCGACACCTGGGGCCGTCGTCGTCTGTCGTACGAGATCAAGAAGAAGCCCGAGGGCATCTACTCGGTCATCGACCTGCAGGCCACGCCTGCGGTCGTCAAGGAGCTCGACCGCCAGATGAACCTGAACGAGTCGGTCCTCCGGACCAAGGTCCTCCGTCCCGAGACCCACTGA
- a CDS encoding lipid II:glycine glycyltransferase FemX, with protein sequence MSLTLRTISREQHLAYIQSLPAASHMQVPAWADVKGEWRSENLGWFDKNGQLVGAGLVLYRQLPKIKRYLAYLPEGPVINWFSPNLEDWLRPMLAHLKQQGAFSVKMGPPVVIRRWDANAIKTGIADPDVKRLRDVEATHIEPRAFEVADQLRRMGWQQGEEEGAGFGDVQPRYVFQVPLSNRSLEDVHKGFNQLWRRNIKKAEKAGVEVVQGGYEDLPTWQHLYEITAERDKFRPRPLSYFQRMWTALNTEDPNRMRLYFAVHEGEAVAAATMLIVGGHVWYSYGASANHKREVRPSNAMQWRMLRDAYALGASVYDLRGIGDSLDESDHLFGLIQFKVGTGGQAAEYLGEWDFPLNKLLHKALDMYMSRR encoded by the coding sequence ATGAGCCTGACCCTGAGGACAATCAGCCGAGAGCAGCATCTGGCATACATCCAGAGTCTGCCCGCGGCGAGTCACATGCAGGTTCCGGCATGGGCTGATGTCAAGGGCGAGTGGCGCTCGGAGAACCTGGGCTGGTTCGACAAGAACGGCCAGCTGGTCGGCGCGGGCCTGGTGCTCTACCGCCAGCTGCCCAAGATCAAGCGCTACCTCGCCTACCTGCCCGAGGGCCCGGTCATCAACTGGTTCTCGCCGAACCTCGAGGACTGGCTGCGCCCGATGCTGGCGCACCTCAAGCAGCAGGGCGCCTTCTCGGTGAAGATGGGCCCGCCCGTGGTGATCCGCCGCTGGGACGCCAACGCCATCAAGACCGGCATCGCCGACCCCGACGTCAAGCGTCTGCGCGACGTCGAGGCCACCCACATCGAGCCGCGCGCCTTCGAGGTCGCCGACCAGCTGCGCCGGATGGGCTGGCAGCAGGGCGAGGAGGAGGGCGCCGGCTTCGGCGACGTCCAGCCGCGCTACGTCTTCCAGGTGCCGCTGTCGAACCGCTCCCTGGAGGACGTCCACAAGGGCTTCAACCAGCTGTGGCGACGCAACATCAAGAAGGCCGAGAAGGCCGGCGTCGAGGTCGTCCAGGGCGGCTACGAGGACCTGCCCACCTGGCAGCACCTCTACGAGATCACCGCCGAGCGCGACAAGTTCCGCCCGCGCCCGCTGAGCTACTTCCAGCGCATGTGGACGGCCCTCAACACCGAGGACCCGAACCGGATGCGGCTGTACTTCGCCGTGCACGAGGGCGAGGCCGTGGCGGCCGCGACGATGCTGATCGTCGGCGGGCACGTCTGGTACTCCTACGGCGCCTCGGCCAACCACAAGCGCGAGGTCCGTCCGTCGAACGCGATGCAGTGGCGGATGCTCCGCGACGCCTACGCGCTGGGCGCGAGCGTCTACGACCTGCGCGGCATCGGCGACTCCCTCGACGAGAGCGACCACCTCTTCGGCCTGATCCAGTTCAAGGTCGGCACGGGCGGGCAGGCGGCGGAGTACCTCGGTGAGTGGGACTTCCCGCTCAACAAGCTGCTCCACAAGGCCCTCGACATGTACATGTCGCGCCGCTGA
- the def gene encoding peptide deformylase, whose translation MSVQNERSRPVDRRVRVQGSPVDAYPALAPEAERGAVRRITVVGEEVLSRPCREVTEFRTPELSALIDDMFLTMYVADGAGLAANQVGVDLRLFVYDCPDDQGIRHVGHVVNPVLELPGPESRRLVDDFEGCLSVPGAGLPAPRTDRAVVRGLDKDGDPVVIEGTGYFARCLQHETDHLFGHTYLDRLSKRDRKDALRQMADRREDVFARREAKAARLGR comes from the coding sequence ATGTCCGTCCAGAACGAGCGGTCCCGTCCCGTCGACCGGCGGGTCCGCGTGCAGGGCAGTCCCGTCGACGCCTACCCGGCCCTGGCACCGGAGGCGGAGCGGGGTGCGGTGCGCAGGATCACCGTGGTGGGCGAGGAGGTGCTGAGCCGCCCGTGCCGGGAGGTGACCGAGTTCAGGACGCCCGAGCTGTCGGCCTTGATCGACGACATGTTCCTGACCATGTACGTGGCCGACGGCGCCGGTCTGGCGGCCAACCAGGTGGGCGTCGACCTGCGGCTGTTCGTCTACGACTGCCCCGACGACCAGGGGATCCGGCACGTCGGCCACGTCGTCAACCCCGTCCTGGAGCTGCCCGGCCCGGAGAGCCGCCGGCTCGTCGACGACTTCGAGGGCTGTCTGTCCGTGCCCGGCGCCGGGCTGCCGGCCCCCCGCACCGACCGGGCCGTCGTCCGCGGGCTCGACAAGGACGGCGACCCCGTCGTCATCGAAGGAACGGGGTACTTCGCGCGCTGCCTCCAGCACGAGACCGACCACCTCTTCGGCCACACGTACCTCGACCGCCTCTCCAAGCGGGACCGCAAGGACGCGCTGCGGCAGATGGCGGACCGCCGTGAGGACGTCTTCGCGCGGCGTGAGGCCAAGGCCGCCCGGCTGGGCCGGTGA
- a CDS encoding ArsR/SmtB family transcription factor — protein sequence MTEEDLTTPADRTAGAGEGLREHEVRRALLDLLAEVGTVTATEAASRLGYSSGLCSFHLRQLARHGHIEEAPHSGGRARPWRLRRDTAADGGPAEDPFGDLARGLEDESWQRWLTQRDGAPAEWRHDEAFSAVAYLTPEEMSRVADAVRRALAPYQDREQRPLARPEGARPVALITRLFPLLPHASDEA from the coding sequence GTGACTGAAGAAGACCTCACCACGCCCGCCGACCGGACCGCCGGCGCCGGCGAAGGACTGCGCGAGCACGAGGTCCGCAGGGCCCTGCTGGACCTGCTCGCCGAAGTCGGCACCGTCACGGCGACGGAGGCCGCCTCCCGGCTGGGCTACAGCTCCGGGCTCTGCTCGTTCCACCTGCGGCAGCTCGCCCGCCACGGGCACATCGAGGAGGCCCCGCACAGCGGGGGCCGTGCCCGGCCGTGGCGTCTGCGGCGGGACACCGCCGCGGACGGCGGGCCCGCGGAGGACCCGTTCGGTGACCTGGCCCGGGGGCTGGAGGACGAGAGCTGGCAGCGGTGGCTGACCCAGCGGGACGGGGCGCCGGCCGAGTGGCGCCACGACGAGGCCTTCAGTGCCGTCGCCTACCTGACGCCCGAGGAGATGAGCCGGGTCGCGGACGCGGTCCGCCGGGCGCTCGCCCCCTACCAGGACCGCGAACAGCGCCCCCTGGCCCGGCCCGAGGGCGCCCGGCCGGTGGCCCTCATCACCCGGCTGTTCCCCCTGCTCCCCCACGCGTCGGACGAGGCCTGA
- a CDS encoding dienelactone hydrolase family protein, whose protein sequence is MTTVTTRTVEYPADGLTMIGHLALPAGAGRRPAVLIGPEGTGLNDFQRRRADALAELGYVALAFDIHGGRWFTDPQEMLARVTPLLADHDRMRDIGHAALDVLRAEPRTDPGRIAAIGYGTGGAIVLELGRAGVDLRAIGTVNALTTGRPGEAERIRCPVWAGVGSEDPIMPAAQRDAFAAEMRDAGVDWRLAVYGGALHAFHHPPVDQTVLPGVGYHPRHARRAWHDIVGLLTECVPVTE, encoded by the coding sequence ATGACGACGGTCACCACACGCACGGTCGAATACCCCGCCGACGGCCTGACGATGATCGGCCACCTCGCGCTCCCCGCCGGTGCCGGCCGCCGGCCCGCGGTCCTGATCGGGCCCGAGGGCACGGGCCTGAACGACTTCCAGCGCCGCCGGGCCGACGCCCTCGCCGAACTGGGATACGTGGCGCTGGCCTTCGACATCCACGGCGGGCGCTGGTTCACCGACCCGCAGGAGATGCTGGCGCGCGTGACCCCGCTGCTCGCCGACCACGACCGGATGCGGGACATCGGCCACGCGGCACTCGACGTGCTGCGCGCCGAACCGCGCACCGACCCCGGCCGGATCGCCGCCATCGGCTACGGCACCGGCGGCGCGATCGTGCTGGAACTCGGGCGCGCCGGCGTCGACCTGCGCGCGATCGGCACGGTCAACGCCCTGACCACGGGCCGGCCGGGCGAGGCGGAGCGCATCCGCTGCCCCGTCTGGGCCGGGGTCGGATCGGAGGACCCGATCATGCCCGCCGCGCAACGGGACGCCTTCGCCGCCGAGATGCGGGACGCGGGCGTCGACTGGCGCCTCGCGGTCTACGGCGGAGCCCTGCACGCCTTCCACCACCCGCCGGTCGACCAGACCGTGCTCCCCGGCGTCGGCTACCACCCGCGGCACGCGCGACGGGCCTGGCACGACATCGTCGGCCTGCTCACCGAGTGCGTGCCCGTGACGGAGTGA
- a CDS encoding PQQ-binding-like beta-propeller repeat protein, with product MNPMDPANRRASVRRRLRAAVAAAGVLCAVAACGGGQPSDSEGRPHGSGPATGPAVPPESFPENPTTTFQGAWPSPAAESGGPAGVLTLGARLAYAYDRDDVGVTAFRLDSGDVAWHSAVPGGDGVAQAPRLTGDKVIGAFATEEAGSGTYAGRRGITVVALEAGTGATLWTREIALGKAGGGGEDVDPTAVPRVVGADARHVLVASDAPGYSEVPPVSVLLDTATGRVVWTDTDFEGVDLERSVAVGVRDDGDFVGRSTTDGAQLWKRDLRLGEALTSDPGPGLTWADGVGAGGSLLIDPTSGATRLDSGDASLEGCRYDGRNTTVCAGTDASGDASVWAVDVRDARVLWRLPDKAAGRVAPGITAVWHGVVYAQADRAMTLDARTGEDLRTDIALVSPALVNDGYGLVYDTTARAFDVYRSGAPTTSAG from the coding sequence ATGAACCCCATGGATCCCGCGAACCGGCGTGCCTCCGTACGGCGCCGGCTGCGTGCCGCCGTCGCCGCCGCAGGCGTCCTGTGCGCCGTGGCCGCGTGCGGCGGCGGGCAGCCGTCCGACAGCGAGGGGCGGCCCCACGGCAGCGGTCCGGCGACCGGGCCCGCGGTGCCGCCCGAGTCCTTCCCGGAGAACCCCACCACCACCTTCCAGGGCGCCTGGCCCTCCCCCGCCGCCGAGAGCGGCGGCCCCGCCGGCGTGCTGACGCTCGGCGCCCGCCTCGCCTACGCCTACGACCGGGACGACGTCGGCGTCACCGCCTTCCGGCTGGACTCCGGCGACGTCGCCTGGCACTCGGCCGTCCCGGGCGGCGACGGCGTCGCACAGGCACCCCGCCTCACCGGGGACAAGGTGATCGGCGCCTTCGCCACCGAGGAAGCGGGCAGCGGGACGTACGCCGGCCGGCGCGGCATCACCGTCGTCGCCCTGGAGGCGGGCACCGGCGCCACCCTGTGGACGCGCGAGATAGCCCTGGGCAAGGCCGGCGGGGGCGGCGAGGACGTGGACCCCACGGCCGTCCCCCGTGTCGTCGGCGCCGACGCCCGGCACGTGCTCGTCGCCTCGGACGCCCCGGGCTACTCGGAGGTCCCGCCCGTGTCCGTGCTGCTCGACACGGCGACCGGCCGGGTCGTCTGGACGGACACCGACTTCGAGGGCGTGGACCTGGAGCGGTCGGTGGCCGTCGGCGTCCGCGACGACGGCGACTTCGTGGGCAGGTCCACCACCGACGGCGCCCAGCTGTGGAAGCGGGACCTCCGGCTCGGCGAGGCCCTGACCTCGGACCCCGGCCCCGGGCTGACGTGGGCCGACGGCGTCGGGGCGGGCGGCAGCCTGCTGATCGACCCCACGAGCGGCGCGACCCGCCTGGACTCGGGGGACGCCTCGCTGGAGGGGTGCCGTTACGACGGCCGGAACACCACGGTCTGCGCCGGCACCGACGCTTCCGGCGACGCGTCCGTATGGGCCGTGGACGTGCGCGACGCGCGCGTCCTGTGGCGGCTGCCGGACAAGGCGGCGGGCCGCGTCGCGCCCGGGATCACCGCGGTGTGGCACGGGGTGGTCTACGCCCAGGCCGACCGGGCGATGACGCTCGACGCCCGTACGGGCGAGGACCTCCGCACGGACATCGCCCTGGTCTCCCCCGCGCTGGTCAACGACGGCTACGGGCTCGTCTACGACACCACCGCCCGGGCGTTCGACGTCTACCGGAGCGGCGCCCCCACCACGAGCGCGGGCTGA
- the rpsR gene encoding 30S ribosomal protein S18: MAKPPPRKPKKKVCAFCKDKTAYVDYKDTNMLRKFISDRGKIRARRVTGNCTQHQRDVATAVKNSREMALLPYTSSAR; the protein is encoded by the coding sequence ATGGCGAAGCCGCCTCCGCGCAAGCCTAAGAAGAAGGTCTGCGCGTTCTGCAAGGACAAGACCGCTTACGTGGACTACAAGGACACGAACATGCTGCGGAAGTTCATTTCCGACCGCGGCAAGATCCGTGCCCGTCGCGTGACCGGCAACTGCACTCAGCACCAGCGTGACGTCGCCACGGCCGTGAAGAACAGCCGTGAGATGGCGCTGCTGCCCTACACCTCGTCCGCGCGATAA
- a CDS encoding alanine racemase has product MALTLYVDTARWRAHQQSILQQFPGIVPVCKGNGYGFGHERLSDEAARFGSDILAVGTTYEAARIKDFFSGDLLVLTPFRLGEEPVPLPDRAIRSVSSVEGVRGLVGARVVVEVMSSMKRHGISEEDLPKLHAAIEDVRLEGFAIHLPLDRTDGSTAIQEVSAWMERLRNARLPLHTMFVSHLRSDELAQLQQQFPQTRFRARIGTRLWLGDHDATQYRGAVLDVTRVAKGDRFGYRQQKAAGDGYLVVVAGGTSHGVGLEAPKALHGMMPRAKGVARAGLATMNRNLSPFVWAGKQRWFAEPPHMQVSILFVPGEVAPPQVGDELVAHLRNTTTQFDRLLDH; this is encoded by the coding sequence ATGGCGCTCACGCTCTACGTCGACACCGCGCGTTGGCGGGCACACCAGCAGAGCATCCTCCAGCAGTTCCCCGGGATCGTCCCGGTCTGCAAGGGCAACGGCTACGGCTTCGGCCATGAGCGGCTGTCCGACGAGGCCGCCCGCTTCGGCTCGGACATCCTCGCCGTCGGCACGACCTACGAAGCGGCCCGGATCAAGGACTTCTTCAGCGGCGACCTGCTGGTGCTCACCCCGTTCCGGCTGGGCGAGGAGCCGGTGCCGCTGCCCGACCGGGCCATCCGCTCGGTCTCCTCGGTCGAGGGCGTGCGCGGCCTGGTCGGCGCGCGGGTCGTCGTCGAGGTCATGAGCAGCATGAAGCGGCACGGCATCAGCGAGGAGGACCTTCCCAAGCTGCACGCCGCCATCGAGGACGTGCGCCTGGAGGGCTTCGCGATCCACCTGCCGCTGGACCGCACGGACGGCTCCACCGCCATCCAGGAGGTCTCCGCCTGGATGGAGCGGCTGCGCAACGCCCGGCTGCCGCTGCACACCATGTTCGTCAGCCACCTGCGCTCCGACGAACTGGCCCAGCTCCAGCAGCAGTTCCCGCAGACCCGCTTCCGGGCCCGGATCGGCACCCGGCTGTGGCTCGGCGACCACGACGCCACCCAGTACCGCGGCGCCGTCCTGGACGTGACCCGCGTCGCCAAGGGCGACCGCTTCGGCTACCGGCAGCAGAAGGCCGCCGGCGACGGCTACCTCGTGGTCGTGGCGGGCGGCACCTCGCACGGCGTGGGCCTGGAGGCGCCGAAGGCGCTGCACGGCATGATGCCGCGCGCCAAGGGCGTCGCCCGCGCCGGTCTCGCGACCATGAACCGCAACCTCTCGCCCTTCGTCTGGGCGGGCAAGCAGCGCTGGTTCGCCGAGCCGCCGCACATGCAGGTCTCGATCCTCTTCGTGCCGGGCGAGGTCGCCCCGCCCCAGGTCGGCGACGAGCTGGTGGCCCACCTGCGGAACACCACCACTCAGTTCGACCGTCTGCTCGACCACTGA